The proteins below are encoded in one region of Sander vitreus isolate 19-12246 chromosome 24, sanVit1, whole genome shotgun sequence:
- the wbp4 gene encoding WW domain-binding protein 4, with protein MADYWKSQPRKFCQYCKCWIADNKPSVEFHERGKNHKENVAAKISEIKKKSVDKMKQEERMSKEFKAMEEAALKAYQEDLKRMERESEGSGSSAQTTTQPPPQPQAKPHSKPHSKPQAWPQTRPQTKKQQKKEKASEKSRGQREAQVWVEGQTDDGHTYYYNTITGESTWEKPDGFHGENSASALPGQTESSSVCPWMEAVSPDGYTYYYNSETGETRWEKPAGFSSKESSGSGSNKEGESQEEPLTPQAEPTSGGEESASEAPTSQEAQVPEQASQQPNASKISFRKRKAEAEPLEKEGEDKMSDDAPKEVPEEMKKEQDVQSTTAEPEKEKKEEEVAPVKIRTKRPKAANPYGAWEEIQEEEDPYSKVDLQLPQVEGSTVSTPVDLPPEPKPKFRERIITSLGEEGGPASFRKNKTQNGKSRSLRQRDNDDD; from the exons AT GGCGGACTACTGGAAGTCACAACCAAGGAAATTCTGTCAGTACTGCAAGTGCTGGATTGCGGACAATAAGCCT AGCGTTGAGTTCCACGAAAGGGGGAAAAATCACAAAGAAAATGTGGCTGCAAAAATCTCTGAG ATTAAAAAGAAGAGTGTTGACAAGATGAAGCAGGAGGAACGTATGTCTAAAGAATTTAAGGCAATGGAGGAGGCTGCACTGAAGGCATATCAGGAAGATCTGAAGAGGATGGAAAGGGAGTCAGAAG gATCAGGTTCATCTGCCCAAACAACAACACAGCCACCCCCACAACCTCAGGCAAAACCTCATTCAAAACCTCATTCAAAACCTCAGGCATGGCCCCAGACAAGACCCCAGAccaaaaaacagcaaaagaaagagaaagcaagCGAGAAGTCCAGAGGCCAAAGAGAAGCGCAGGTTTGGGTTGAAGGACAGACAGACGATGGACACACGTACTATTACAACACAATAACTGGAG AATCTACATGGGAAAAACCAGATGGTTTTCATGGAGAAAACTCAGCCTCTGCACTGCCTGGACAGACTGAG AGTTCTTCAGTCTGTCCTTGGATGGAAGCCGTCAGTCCTGATGGTTATACATATTACTACAACTCAGAGACTGGAG AGACCAGATGGGAGAAGCCAGCTGGCTTTTCTTCGAAGGAATCATCTGGATCTGGATCCAACAAAGAGGGCGAGAGTCAGGAGGAGCCATTAACCCCTCAGGCAGAGCCGAcctcaggaggagaggagagcgcCAGCGAGGCCCCGACATCTCAGGAGGCTCAAGTTCCTGAACAAGCCAGCCAGCAGCCCAATGCATCAAAGATCAGCTTCAGG aaaaGGAAAGCAGAAGCTGAGCCATTagaaaaggagggagaagaTAAAATGAGTGACGATGCTCCTAAAGAGGTGCCTGAGGAGATGAAAAAAGAGCAAGATGTCCAAAGCACGACAGCTGAAcctgagaaagagaagaaagaggaagaggtggCACCAGTGAAGATACGAACCAAAAGGCCGAAAGCTGCCAATCCATATGGGGCATGGGAAGAGAtccaggaagaggaggatcCATA ttcCAAGGTGGACTTACAGCTGCCTCAAGTGGAGGGAAGCACCGTCAGCACTCCGGTCGACCTGCCGCCAGAGCCAAAACCAAAGTTCAGGGAACGCATTATCACTTCCCTCGGAGAGGAAGGCGGACCTGCGTCATTCAGGAAAAACAAGACACAGAACGGCAAATCCCGGAGCCTCCGACAGAGAGACAACGACGACGACTGA
- the mtrf1 gene encoding peptide chain release factor 1, mitochondrial has translation MLVNRWSRLCSLCSRVVYSSRGRRAGWRTLTGHSRTQVQRWGTVAPRRLYHSDLGDLYKKESVQRYLQQLMEEFRDLSKKLQHAYLSESDRKVLSKKHTELMPLANVFEEIEQALKDLEEVLSLLHSSAATKDEDDQLTQLLKVEEAQISRRILALRKDLIKALVPIDPLDASNILLEVVSGRTTGGDICQQFTREMFDMYQGFASYKNWDFELLNFTPAEYGGLHHAAVRLVGENVYRHLKHEGGTHRVQRIPEVGLSSRMQRIHTGTMTVIILPQPVEFDVHIDPKDLRIDTFRSRGAGGQSVNTTDSAVRIVHLPTGITAECQQTRSQLQNRDTAMRVLRARLYQSMMGKETAQRRTARKQQVGTRSQSERIRTYNFSQDRVTDHRTGYVTRDIKEFMRGGEALDDLISDVLEHAEREALLEAVESSSVKPPESAD, from the exons ATGCTTGTCAATCGCTGGTCTCGACTGTGCTCTTTGTGTAGCCGTGTAGTTTACAGCAGcagagggagaagagcaggatGGAGGACACTAACAGGACACAGCAGAACACAGGTGCAACGTTGGGGTACAGTAGCACCAAGACGCCTCTATCACAGTGATTTGGGGGACTTGTACAAGAAAGAGTCTGTTCAGAGGTATCTTCAGCAGCTCATGGAGGAGTTCAGAGACCTCAGCAAGAAGTTACAGCATGCATATCTCAGCGAATCAGACAGAAAAGTGCTTAGTaagaaacacacagagctgatgcCTCTGGCAAATGTGTTTGAGGAGATTGAACAAGCCCTAAAAGACCTTGAGGAAGTCCTTTCACTTCTGCATA GTTCAGCTGCAACCAAAGATGAAGATGACCAATTGACCCAGCTCTTAAAGGTGGAAGAAGCACAAATCTCCCGCAGGATTTTGGCCTTAAGAAAAGAT TTGATCAAAGCTCTTGTGCCCATCGACCCTCTTGACGCCAGTAATATTCTGCTGGAGGTTGTATCAGGACGAACAACAGGAG GTGACATCTGTCAGCAGTTCACCAGAGAAATGTTTGACATGTACCAGGGTTTTGCTTCTTACAAGAATTGGGACTTTGAGCTTCTGAACTTCACACCTGCTGAGTATG GTGGTCTGCACCATGCAGCAGTAAGACTAGTTGGTGAGAATGTGTACAGACATCTGAAACATGAAGGAGGAACACACCGGGTGCAACGGATCCCTGAGGTGGGCCTCTCCTCCAGGATGCAGCGTATCCACACAGGAACCATGACTGTCATTATCCTGCCTCAGCCAGTGGAG tttgACGTCCACATTGATCCAAAGGATCTTCGCATTGACACGTTCAGATCTCGTGGTGCTGGGGGCCAAAGTGTAAACACAACAGACAGTGCAGTGCGCATTGTTCATCTTCCCACCG GTATAACGGCTGAGTGTCAGCAGACTCGCTCCCAGCTACAAAACAGAGACACCGCCATGCGTGTGCTGAGGGCCCGGCTCTACCAGAGCATGATGGGTAAAGAGACTGCGCAGAGGCGTACAGCACGAAAGCAGCAG GTGGGCACACGTTCTCAGTCAGAGAGGATTCGTACCTACAACTTTAGCCAGGATCGTGTCACAGACCACAGGACTGGATATGTTACTAGAGATATTAAG GAGTTCATGAGAGGAGGGGAGGCTCTCGATGATCTGATCTCTGATGTACTTGAACATGCGGAGAGGGAGGCTCTTTTGGAGGCGGTGGAGAGCAGCAGCGTGAAACCACCAGAGTCTGCAGACTGA
- the ccdc122 gene encoding coiled-coil domain-containing protein 122 isoform X1, whose translation MSNFRASEIGTQDKSGFSLTKAVEDVSQHGYAQTEALKEKQKTLISLQATLSEVEKIGGMAEQELRSKVREFLMLEGEMEHLERQTRVLHDHCASIRKENTELQIGISQEEENARMALAEFNTYRNKMEVHRAAVLHAASQTEAHKELEEKRALVRMLTQKKEELKVDLEDPNGNTVQMAKSEIDALKGEMSLMRETIAKTREKVQKEFETHTQIKKDIEIQNRRYEAIVKRLRCQLSRAQAAHRQISEDVYHMERELAQLKGQLVSSQDSAGQHTLSCGCSETKHQPGVGWDLRSGCDS comes from the exons atgtcaaactttagAGCAAGTGAAATTG GAACACAGGATAAGTCTGGGTTTTCGTTAACCAAGGCAGTGGAGGATGTCAGCCAACACGGCTATGCCCAGACTGAGGCcctgaaagagaaacagaagacCCTCATCTCCCTGCAG GCAACTCTTTCAGAGGTTGAGAAGATAGGTGGGATGGCAGAACAGGAGCTGAGATCTAAAGTGAGGGAATTCCTAATGCTTGAGGGTGAGATGGAGCACCTGGAGCGGCAGACAAGAGTCCTGCATGATCACTGTGCATCCATCCgcaaagaaaatacagaacTCCAGATTGGTATAAGCCAGGAGGAGGAGAACGCTCGCATGGCACTGGCAGAGTTCAACACTTACCGAAACAAGATGGAGGTTCACAGAGCAGCTGTTTTGCATGCGGCGAGCCAGACGGAGGCCCATAAAGAGctggaggagaaaagagcaCTGGTCAGGATGCTGACACAGAAGAAAGAGGAGCTGAAGGTAGATTTGGAGGATCCAAATGGAAACACAGTGCAAATGGCAAAG AGTGAGATTGATGCTCTGAAGGGGGAGATGTCTTTAATGAGGGAAACTATAGCTAAAACGAGAGAGAAAGTGCAAAAAGAGTTTGAGACTCATACCCAGATAAAGAAAGACATAGAG ATCCAGAACAGGCGCTATGAAGCCATTGTGAAGCGCCTCCGCTGCCAACTGAGCAGGGCCCAGGCTGCCCACAG GCAAATATCTGAAGATGTCTACCACATGGAGAGAGAGCTCGCCCAGCTCAAAGGGCAGCTGGTGTCATCTCAGGACTCAGCG GGGCAGCATACACTTTCCTGCGGCTGTTCTGAGACTAAACATCAGCCTGGCGTGGGATGGGATCTTAGGTCGGGTTGTGACAGTTAA
- the ccdc122 gene encoding coiled-coil domain-containing protein 122 isoform X2, which yields MSNFRASEIGTQDKSGFSLTKAVEDVSQHGYAQTEALKEKQKTLISLQATLSEVEKIGGMAEQELRSKVREFLMLEGEMEHLERQTRVLHDHCASIRKENTELQIGISQEEENARMALAEFNTYRNKMEVHRAAVLHAASQTEAHKELEEKRALVRMLTQKKEELKVDLEDPNGNTVQMAKIQNRRYEAIVKRLRCQLSRAQAAHRQISEDVYHMERELAQLKGQLVSSQDSAGQHTLSCGCSETKHQPGVGWDLRSGCDS from the exons atgtcaaactttagAGCAAGTGAAATTG GAACACAGGATAAGTCTGGGTTTTCGTTAACCAAGGCAGTGGAGGATGTCAGCCAACACGGCTATGCCCAGACTGAGGCcctgaaagagaaacagaagacCCTCATCTCCCTGCAG GCAACTCTTTCAGAGGTTGAGAAGATAGGTGGGATGGCAGAACAGGAGCTGAGATCTAAAGTGAGGGAATTCCTAATGCTTGAGGGTGAGATGGAGCACCTGGAGCGGCAGACAAGAGTCCTGCATGATCACTGTGCATCCATCCgcaaagaaaatacagaacTCCAGATTGGTATAAGCCAGGAGGAGGAGAACGCTCGCATGGCACTGGCAGAGTTCAACACTTACCGAAACAAGATGGAGGTTCACAGAGCAGCTGTTTTGCATGCGGCGAGCCAGACGGAGGCCCATAAAGAGctggaggagaaaagagcaCTGGTCAGGATGCTGACACAGAAGAAAGAGGAGCTGAAGGTAGATTTGGAGGATCCAAATGGAAACACAGTGCAAATGGCAAAG ATCCAGAACAGGCGCTATGAAGCCATTGTGAAGCGCCTCCGCTGCCAACTGAGCAGGGCCCAGGCTGCCCACAG GCAAATATCTGAAGATGTCTACCACATGGAGAGAGAGCTCGCCCAGCTCAAAGGGCAGCTGGTGTCATCTCAGGACTCAGCG GGGCAGCATACACTTTCCTGCGGCTGTTCTGAGACTAAACATCAGCCTGGCGTGGGATGGGATCTTAGGTCGGGTTGTGACAGTTAA